The Peromyscus eremicus chromosome 2, PerEre_H2_v1, whole genome shotgun sequence genome includes the window TTACAACTCATTCCATTCCCTCTTCCATGATTGTTCCTGAACCTTGACAAGGGGTGTGGCATAGATTTTCTATGTGTGGCTGAGCATTCCATAGTAAtttttctctgcactttgaccagttttgAGTTTCTGGATTAACTACCATCCACTGCATAAAGAAACTTTTCTGATTATGTCTGAGAGCTGTACTAATATGTAGggatagaaatataaaattaaaaggcaaTTTGATGctatgtctatttagcaaaataTTAGTAGTATTTTGGGACCTGTGAGCTCCCCAAATATTGGTTCTTTGACAGATTTGCAtatgtttctttctgtgtagtaAGTCTTAAGTCCAAtaagaaagcagttggttacatccattaacatttgtgccactatttcaTTCACATGCCTATATTGCTGTTGAAACATCAGTCATTATTGCAGTTCACAGGGTTCACATGTGAGTACCTTCTAGTACTACGAGAGCTAGCTAGCATGGAGGAAGTATCCTGCTCAAATAACAAtttgatttttccatgttttaTGACCAGTGCatatgttgtcttcagcaacaagaTCTTAGCATTGAATTCAGGTGGGCAATTGAGAGCAATGGCAATATCCTTTATTTCTTTGGAGGATGTGGTCTCTGAGATACCTCTTACAGTTTGAGGGGGTATTCTTTACTGACATTGGGCTTTTTGTTTGGCAGCCTATGGCTTCTTGGATGATTATAATCCCTGTTTAGGGTAACTccaattaaataatattttttttgttgtttctaaagAATTAGATTTTATTGTATAAAAAGAAATCCATTATAGCTGTGCATGcactaagaagaaataaaagcactACAGTTCTTGTTCAAAAGGGCTCATGTCAGGAAGACATTACAGGGTTGTGCAGTCAGCACTCATTCAttaaaacacttatttttaaagatatctcGGCACCTCAGCATCTTAAGGTAAGTGTTGATCTTATGAGTATCCCTTTTCAGGCAGTGGACCAGACTATAAAAGGCAAAAAGGTGAGTGTCTTCATCAGATGACTGCAAGTCTGCCAGTCCAGACCAGGCAGGGTAGGGATCTTTTTCAACTTTCTTCTGGCTCCTGCTGAGTATGATCTTCATTCCTTCCTGAAGCACACGAATTCTGTTTCTCACAGCATTGGCTCTTTTCAGCATTTTATCAGAAGCTTCCTTGAGAATAGGCACTGTAGAAATCAGGTATTTCAGTGGTTCTTCCCAGGCATGGGAAATATTGATCATTGCTTTTAGAAGGTCTTCAGTTTTTGTTTCATGGACTTCCTCACGGGATTGAGGAGTGTAGATGGAAGCAATGTGGCATAGGCTGAGCCTCCTGTTCTTGATCCAACTGGTATTGATATATTTCATGTCAAATTCATGATATAAATCTGCAGCCAGGAAATATGTGGTATGAGACAGACCCACCACTCGATAATACAGGTCTTCAGTGGACAAAGAGACAGTCGGTTTGGAGGCTACTTGCTCCCAAAGGAGCAGATTTGACACCAGCAGTAACATACATACCCCtgctattcagagggcctgatccagttgggggcccctcagccattggttcacagttcatgtgtttccattcatttggctatttatccctgtgctttatccaacattggtctcaatatataaataaactcatataaacaaactcaaagaaaaaaccatacaaacaaactcaaagaaaaaaaaccacatgatcatctcactagatgcagaaaaggcatttgacaaaatcccacaccccttcatgataaaggtcttggacaGGTCAGGAATACAGgaacatatttaaacataataaaggcaatttacaacaagccaacagccaacatcaaattaaatggagagaaactcaaagcaattccactaaaatcaggaatgaggcaaggctgcccgctctccccatacttattcagtatagtacttgaagttctagccagagcaataagacaacataaggacattaaggggatacaaactggaaaggaagaagtcaagctttccctatttgcacatgacatgatagtatactcgagtgaccccaaagattcaaccaaggaactgatacagcttataaacaccttcagcaatatagcaggatacaagatcaactaaaaaaaatcagtagccctcctatatacatttgacaaacaggctgagaaggaaatcaaagatacatcaccctttacaatagccacaaatgatacaaaataccttggggtaacactaaccaagcaagtgaaggacttatatgacaagaactttaagtccctgaaaaaagaaattgaagaagatgtcagaaaatggaaagatctcccatgctcatggatagataggattaacatagtaaaaatggcaatcttaccaaaagcaatctacagattcaatgcaatccccatcaaaatcccaacacaattcttcacagacctggaaagaataatacttaacttcatatggaaaaacaaaacaaaacaaaacaaaaaaacaacccaagatagccaaaagaatcctgtacaataaaacaacctctggaggcatcacgatccctgacttcaagctctactatagagctatagtaataaaaacagcttggtactggcataaaaactgacatgtgggccaagggaattgaactgaagaccctgacaataatctgcacacctatgaacatataatttttgacaaagaagccaaaagtgtacaatggaaaaaataaagcatcttcaacaaatggtgctggtataactagatatcaatgtgtagaaggctgaaaattgatccatatctatcaccgtgcacaaaacttaagtccaagttgatcaaagacctcaacgtaaatccagctactctgaacctgctagaagagaaagtaggaagtagtcttgaatgcattggcataggagatcacttcctaaatagaacaccagtagctcagacactgagagaaacaatcaatcaatgggacctcttgaaactgagaagcttttgtagagcaaaggatacggtcaacaaggcaaagcgacagcctacagaatgggaaaaggtcttcactaaccccacatctgacagaggactgatatccagaatataaggaactcaagaaattagacatcaaaatgcccaacggTCCaactaagaaatgggctatagaactaaacagataattctcaacagaggaagctcaaaaggctgaaagacatttaaggaattgcttaacatccctaatcatcagagaaatgcaaatcaaaacaactctgaaataccaccttatgcctgtcagaatggctaagatcaaaaacactgaagacaccttatgctggagaggatgtggagctaggggaactctcctccactgctggtgggaatgcaagcttgtacaaccactttggaaatcaatatggcgctttcttagaaaattgggaatccatctcccccaagatccagctataccactcttgggcttatacccaagaaatgctcaactacaccacaagagcacttgttcagctatgttcatatcagcattgtttgtaatatccagaacctggaaaaaacctagatgcccttcaactgaagaatggataaataaaatgtggtacatatacacaatggaatactactcagcagagaaaaacaatgacatcatgaggtttgcaggcaagtggatagatctagaaaaaatcatcctgagtgaggtaacttagactcagaaagacaaacatggtatgtaatgTACTCACTCAttggaggatactagatgtagaacaaagatgactggactgctattcacaacaccagggaggctacctggaaaacaggacctcaagaaagacacagggattgcccaatgacggagaaaagGATGAGATccacatgaacagcctggatgtgagtgggggtaatgaatggcgagggtcgagggaaagagagcttggaggactgggagatcccagctggatcaagaacagagagggagaacaaggaataggagacaatggtaaatgaagaccacatgagaataggaagaagcaaagtcctagagaggcccacagaaatccacaaagatacccccacaatagactgctggcaatggttgagagacagcccaaactgacctactctggtgataggatggccaaacatcctaattgtcacgCTAGAAACcccaaccaatgactgagggaactgaatgcagagatccatggctaggccccgggtggagctccgggagtccaattggcgagaaagaggagggtttatatgagcaataAATGTTGAGACGAAGGTtggataaataatatttttatgaatgcacacacatatgaagtttataaaaatagtaggtttccatatagcTTTTCAAACATCCCCAGATTCTCAGTGTTAATTATCACTCCCTAGGCCTATTCTCTGGTATATCCTCCCATTTATCCTCCCACTAAAACCTCCCTCCCCAGTATTCCACCTTAGCCCTTCATATCACCTCTGTActactccctcctcttcccttaaaatatttctttgccCTCCCAATCAATAGTCTCTTTCTAATTTCCTGAGTTGTACAGACACTCTGAATTAAACACAAAAATCTAAATGTTTGTTGCTAAGACACTCATATAAGTGAGAATAtaattttgtctttctgggtctgggttacctcatttagtATAATGTTTTCCAGATCCAaatatttgcctgaaaatttcataatttcatttttctttatacctgaataaaattccactgtatatagacaccacatttttattatccattcattggttgatggatatctaggctgTTCCCatgtcttagctattgtgaaaaGAGAAGAGCTAtcaatatagttgagcatgtgatTTTGTAGTAGGAAATAGCATTCTTTTGGTATATGAttagaagaggaagaggtggagaaggaggaagaagaggctgaagaagaagaagaagaaatagaagaagaaaaaggaggaagaagagaaggaggaggagagtggaTGTCTGatgaagcagaaataaaataCCAGACATGAAAAACCCTATTTTCAGATGTTGGTCAGGGTTGGTCCAAGAGACTAACAAAACCTAGGAAACAATTGTGATTGCCCTCGGTTGCTCCCCAGAGCTGGAAGGTAAGTTCCTATAGCTGAAGACATCATACACATTAGGTACAAAGCCCAGAGGCCTCTGATATAGAATTGACCTGAATGCCTTCTCCTTGAGAAaataccatgcaagcttccaaaggagggatgCAACCAACAGTCTTGTCCTGCTatgatacctatgaaccacaataatgacCAGCATGCCATGATAGCACTAAGGGTATAGTAGTGTTACACATACCTTAGTGGTAACTAACAGCACTGTAATTGGACTTCAGAAGTGCTCAAAAGTGGGTAGTAATTCCAGGTACCCAAAACCTATATAATTACCCAGGACTAATGAAGTCATAGATTGAGGAGAATATACAAGCATATTCTACTAAAACATCATCATACCTAACCACATTCTAAATAGTTGTCCTTAtattcacagataagtgtagctttcCTGACTCagcaaggaaacttctctttaaaacagatggagaccattacagaaactgCAATCAATCAAAACGCAGAGTTCTGGAACCCCATCCAGTtggacacatctacaaaacaagtCCTACACCCAAGATTGAGGGAACATTAGGAAACAGGAGgctagaaagattgtaagagccataggATCAGGAAGTTTGCTATAAAACTGTGTCTTTTAGTAATGTCAGATGCTACACACATAAAGTATCATCAGTATGACTAAACAAGAGCAAACAACAATAGACAAGCCAACATGAACAGGGGAAAGACCACAAGTCCtcaaacctacacaaagaactacaggtacaTTCTTGTCCACCATTGAAAATACCCCAATCTCATTCCCAGCATTATAGCAGACCACCTTCAGGGGCCTGTCTTTCCTCTCTGACTCTAGTTTCTGGGGAATCCAAAGATACTCATGACAGACacagctttcttccttcctgtgggcCCTCAGCTCTTCACTTCTAGTCCATCCCTATTCCTTCCTGTTAGCCCCTTATATTTAGAACCATGTTCTACTAGGGACCTTcagtggccacacc containing:
- the LOC131904497 gene encoding prolactin-3D4-like, whose translation is MLLLVSNLLLWEQVASKPTVSLSTEDLYYRVVGLSHTTYFLAADLYHEFDMKYINTSWIKNRRLSLCHIASIYTPQSREEVHETKTEDLLKAMINISHAWEEPLKYLISTVPILKEASDKMLKRANAVRNRIRVLQEGMKIILSRSQKKVEKDPYPAWSGLADLQSSDEDTHLFAFYSLVHCLKRDTHKINTYLKMLRCRDIFKNKCFNE